One stretch of Tribolium castaneum strain GA2 chromosome 5, icTriCast1.1, whole genome shotgun sequence DNA includes these proteins:
- the LOC103312978 gene encoding uncharacterized protein LOC103312978 produces the protein MTELKFSLKDCDEVVRRRLSPDATTADFEAIPRHRDNFILKITTTRGDTWCFYAKSGTQPPKIDPILDDFRAKIPNFDASFTPKHYCSKPGLQIFEDLTCQRFQCELDRFTASHFRQVLSVLAEFHAAGVAYEEITARKLGQEYELESFNFDVREIEDVLANKEVVSHVVKNLEEGLGKFRPVLCHGDLIWSNALFHYDNGVPDNCKLINFKARLYAPPAYDVLQLIFFNSGEKFRMEHFESLLIYYHTRLKEALEKYHLDICKILPLEDLQQSTHALLLLIKLELVLRNKEQKKGRDEVKEILSCPQISREDCFTIVRNKIHSNDYDLLSFKLIDNVKLKIQIRRDLTEETLHFRTKSAENCAREIFFYSTLIPILQELEIEIINNCAPASYFQRRNSFIVFEHLFNYHPLPKSSLSDLKLLSIIVKKLAKLHASSLVFEEKMSRDLKRTYRASDDYSEHFEETNFETASGSIPCDENLKKCFPKIAEICASNQFRKIISHGNLNYDNVFVHDKIDCRFVNYESLKYVPPAYDFLSVVYLAEKKLEGELRRIYYDELKQIVASFNFDLSKIITWDEFVDSVESVRPVILAKKILEGSRDLLLELEESCHFLLSRN, from the coding sequence ATGACCGAGTTGAAATTTTCGCTCAAAGACTGTGACGAAGTGGTCCGAAGGCGCCTGAGCCCCGACGCCACCACAGCCGACTTCGAGGCCATCCCCCGGCACCGGGACAACTTCATCCTCAAAATCACCACAACCCGGGGCGACACGTGGTGTTTCTACGCCAAGTCCGGGACACAGCCGCCGAAAATCGACCCAATCCTCGACGATTTCCGGGCGAAAATCCCCAACTTCGACGCGAGTTTCACCCCAAAGCACTACTGCAGCAAACCCGGTTTGCAGATTTTTGAGGACTTGACCTGTCAACGGTTTCAATGCGAGTTGGATCGCTTCACTGCCAGTCATTTTCGCCAAGTTTTAAGTGTTTTGGCCGAGTTTCACGCCGCTGGAGTCGCTTACGAGGAAATCACGGCGAGGAAACTGGGACAAGAATACGAGTTGGAAAGTTTTAACTTCGATGTGAGGGAAATTGAAGATGTGCTGGCAAACAAGGAAGTCGTTTCGCACGTTGTGAAGAATTTGGAGGAGGGTTTGGGGAAATTTCGACCGGTTTTGTGCCACGGTGATTTGATTTGGAGCAACGCGCTGTTTCACTACGATAACGGGGTTCCTGATAACTGcaaattgattaattttaaggCGAGATTGTACGCCCCGCCTGCTTATGATGTTTtgcaattgatttttttcaattcggGGGAAAAATTCCGAATGGAACATTTTGAATCATTATTGATTTACTACCACACACGGCTGAAGGAAGCACTCGAGAAGTATCATTTAGATATTTGTAAAATTCTACCACTTGAAGATTTGCAACAATCAACTCATGCACTGCTTCTCTTGATTAAATTAGAACTCGTGCTTCGGAATAAAGAACAGAAGAAGGGCCGAGACGAAGTGAAGGAAATTCTCTCCTGTCCGCAAATCTCAAGAGAGGATTGTTTTACCATCGtcagaaataaaatacacTCGAATGATTACGATCTGCTATCGTTTAAATTAATCGATAATGTGAaacttaaaattcaaattcgtCGCGACTTGACAGAAGAAACTCTCCATTTCCGCACCAAAAGTGCCGAAAACTGCGCAagagaaatttttttctacagcacTCTTATCCCAATTTTGCAAGAACTGGAGATTGAAATCATCAACAATTGTGCCCCAGCTTCATACTTTCAAAGACGCAacagttttatagtttttgaacATTTATTCAACTATCACCCGCTACCAAAAAGCTCTCTATCCGATTTGAAATTGTTATCAatcattgttaaaaaattggcCAAACTTCATGCTTCAAGTCTGGTTTTTGAGGAAAAAATGTCCCGGGATTTGAAACGGACGTATCGAGCTAGTGACGACTATTCGGAACATTTTGAAGAAACTAATTTTGAAACTGCGAGTGGTTCGATTCCTTGTGACGAAAATTTGAAGAAGTGTTTTCCAAAAATAGCCGAAATTTGTGCGTCCAATCAGTTCAGGAAAATCATATCGCACGGTAATCTCAATTACGATAATGTTTTCGTCCACGATAAAATCGATTGCCGATTTGTGAATTATGAGAGTTTGAAATATGTTCCACCGGCTTACGATTTCCTGTCGGTGGTTTACTTAGCCGAGAAGAAATTGGAAGGAGAATTGCGGAGGATTTACTACGATGAATTGAAACAAATTGTGGCttcgtttaattttgatttgagTAAAATAATAACCTGGGACGAGTTTGTCGACAGTGTTGAAAGTGTCAGACCGGTGATTTTGGCGAAGAAGATTCTAGAAGGTTCACGGGACTTGTTGTTGGAATTGGAGGAAagttgtcattttttattgtcaagaaactaa
- the LOC107397896 gene encoding titin-like yields MPSSHKSDGCLDQSPPFTNHYHPPSQTQSQNDLGLRPNQAQTQTSPEYAYKSIIALPKRQLWQRSASCRDLYDFSFEDSGQAKRRAVKPPKPAEKTASCDNRKLDSPITRYDDHHAIYSTSSRDSSLEIHQDIMMPDQKVYSSSYPGTTTYSQESMEDPGNYDLRDSQDDLSHDSYELIEKSDDDYSTSGDYKYKKGKPLNTRSCSLDSGNYLPSDTDSEIEKRHKCKSVSDVQQDIFTMDDPRDFPREIIPRKSDGSFYKHFKVSSRTSSQESKSDYYESKTTKSSRESLKKSRGSRTSSLESKSEYYDAASKIDNYHHDFDRKISFERNYGTQKARDYHKKETSHVHSISLQNVETEQNIRVSRMLEQNTVPRTHKASEKTTHIWPESIAGVPTEIRTWSKPSTQRSTESESNIFSFDEDKIQSLQDSSDADVCDHGFSVVPNIDKKKSKVPKEVFMEFEPRRMREPLPLHQPIERTKSDPNSLSRQRFNSSSRRLLLMHQKSIDLTPAESSDDDYLYKQIPSAPPVMKYRGTHFEMPTAEFGHFDILKREIEGQKTKFEVPKSQFEVLGAKTQSDFINLPPKSDDIPYVLHKRHVMNGTANKDEQVEEPQEPKKEKEKKSKPVEAEPFLFTQNIDLSKVDPITLEVDKSEMPVQHLSSPKRDITHIDPVLLEALSSKLSQIESDSPTSSKTESLKPQKLLNLAKDKPIPKPELPKPEPEKKEPEKPPKIVKEKIKTETKPKRIIKPRMQPGKKGKGSKTKVRITSFSSDDESLDSDDVFGSAEATPTRMEFSPPQMRKEMESILKFESERKYLQYTMSSTEVEGSPPQTRKKTEKAQYDNGLDPNVQPELRRISERSFSIPSSEDDLNMKTADMQPVFAEPVQETEDKSQNDTIEEELDKTEVNLDEEREKEKLLLQAEIENDIKNLKVPPKTKITEITSPSLRKKGQSPLLFAHARLNLSEGSAFTLLQKQQAMESPLSGRRAKSLDAPVIPVSRLPPLNAFSSKDDTVEEEQTHTDVNESEVEEIIAEPVKPPPEPEEEPKPKVITEKRPPKPTPKERDQIVPDVTKAKKAPKPSPPLKSGRGKPVPAQRTTSLKDSAKSQKEKAPKAATKPPKPAPKTAVVSKSGPKVISSKVTLEEAPEKPVPKPPPEVKRTKSQEVGESKKVLPKEKAKSLEKLELKRVSSKERTKSQDESEEDIAKRKEKQQMLYETAIKQTKTLKSPVKDTLPVFPQVEEMVRERHGKLEISINTIENNKVSLEEAIIITKSPKKLDKKMDKKLTKSLELNLEESSDEKPMQRLGKSLDLDNRPKEEEKRIFDFQPDSVKVDETSPECGLVQEVVKAEVHKESSDVDEPQENIILEGTSLDVWLSVDGQKTLENIKLIQKSDDFFEERASTKPPDLGKLDAKSSSDSQSIEKTSLGNSLDIKYIDDSGDSSHKSEQDAQLIVEMQKASDTVSKFLRKKLEKKRLAAQKEVPENIVRITSEDESLTEVSDLKCEPQEVDSNLLAVGDSHKDALLKLSIERSRSEDTGSWVTVECDEFYGAEESFDYDQAPLDTPEKACVEGEQEVKSPGEPNLLTAVIKHSKLDMLKRSSDQSRSSDTTGSWTSGEKDPSPSNVKENDDSSVSCAIGRSVGFSQIIEKFASKEQLDKDSPESEPPKSPRSPRSPRICVLGRAFTIDEESPHKYEESSSDEAHDIPKDLTPVQEETNGVKYKKTPYPFEEKWSTDSELSQRLHQKISKKLSGDKSSMSSVDEPKNLHSFDRLSVESRNSVDTESSSGSLGAAARMQKSSDIPKELSSTWRPFPLDSSGSESFDDGLLPPDQEPGEKQEYFLARESSGDFAPLTDVCYKSEDVTPTRDDTELPEDLANFQANFGYPCLTSGTLSIALGSGGGFLSRTLSRISERSTNSEKSSLEEDSTKGSTQSDSLNDESMASSNPQVSLSSDPPSHAHFSEEKKTPTNEKLPSPKELPSFEHTPISSLLQRQISDDRRTSAEMAELSMDDIEIITSERGLKLRRQGSDDTIIDEECFEPVETKDKNRSSSQESEEWPLPDIPQQDKSTLLAMHEVPSSDTSQQTTQVFQPPRTSIPKVFGLRGSLKSQDSEQWPSPPSSVVEPPIVGNVETYYVTPPEEACKVTIDSSTVSTYDNDSNSDEKTSDLDGDKTHTYENVATEHISESISESLSVGASGIKIVLDTKSQGSNSDEDLNISNLNDDVFTDTIDTSKNELRPPTVMRRSTTSDDSSHSHSGGTKNGLKPQQKGSQGSYSEEECTSSMGTNLEDGTVRYAFKPTKCTHSSHSEDTSIALSLSEWSNSTNTVKFQNLSSNSGTKSSSGLKSDDNSLTDIAQSISEWSSSNSKQQQSTSLQFQKLSSTTSTGDSTLTDLIPTISEWSSSDTSKTLVPQQFFQPSQSVARLGSSVDDGDLATLDHKGLPSPKNIPSEDLAQLACGLSGRESKYFKSTERPVVIPMQTQSDTEKSSSSIEQKTVHTQRYDKEKQKYMQKHQPSKSTERPVKVPLKLSKCSPYYSSSLSSESTPLASTSPIPMSKTATVPLTRGHRKPVSKSLFQAKSPPSENDSTSSVESPKSKSDRDRRGYRRRKSQTQRRQKLEKEHHSVDEYYYEEYGYQAMGAESPLLQYSENLEEGYLPDGDSQSGSDIFRMEKDDDGYDLAEGFDVSSIPPPLLEDDFEEEHSPQI; encoded by the coding sequence ATGCCCTCTAGTCATAAATCCGACGGCTGTCTAGACCAATCGCCGCCATTTACTAACCATTACCACCCCCCTTCACAAACACAATCCCAAAACGATCTAGGTTTAAGACCGAATCAAGCGCAAACGCAAACCAGTCCCGAATACGCCTACAAATCCATCATAGCCTTGCCCAAACGACAGTTGTGGCAACGCAGCGCCAGCTGTCGAGACCTGTACGATTTTAGTTTCGAGGACTCGGGACAAGCCAAACGTAGAGCGGTTAAACCGCCCAAACCGGCGGAAAAAACCGCCAGTTGCGATAATCGAAAGTTAGACTCCCCCATTACGCGATACGACGACCATCACGCCATCTATAGCACAAGTTCAAGGGACAGTAGTCTCGAAATCCATCAAGACATTATGATGCCTGATCAAAAAGTCTACTCTAGTAGTTACCCCGGAACCACCACTTACTCCCAAGAATCTATGGAAGACCCCGGTAATTACGACCTGAGAGACTCACAAGACGACCTCTCACATGATAGTTACGAACTTATCGAAAAGTCCGACGATGACTATAGCACCTCCGGTGActacaaatacaaaaaaggcAAGCCTTTAAACACCCGGAGTTGCAGTCTCGACTCCGGGAATTACCTCCCTTCGGACACCGACTCCGAAATCGAAAAGCGCCACAAATGCAAAAGTGTCTCAGACGTCCAGCAAGACATTTTCACAATGGACGACCCTCGGGACTTCCCCCGTGAAATAATCCCGCGCAAATCCGACGGcagtttttacaaacatttcaaAGTAAGCTCGCGCACATCGAGCCAGGAATCGAAAAGTGACTACTACGAGTCCAAAACGACAAAATCAAGCCgcgaaagtttgaaaaaatcccGCGGTTCGCGTACTTCGAGTCTCGAATCGAAGAGCGAATATTACGACGCTGCGTCGAAAATCGATAATTATCACCACGATTTCGACCGAAAGATCAGTTTCGAGAGAAACTACGGGACGCAGAAGGCTAGGGATTACCACAAGAAAGAGACCTCGCACGTGCACTCAATCAGTCTGCAAAACGTTGAAACCGAGCAGAATATCCGAGTCAGTCGGATGTTGGAGCAAAATACGGTGCCACGGACGCACAAAGCGTCCGAAAAAACCACCCACATTTGGCCCGAAAGCATTGCTGGGGTCCCGACCGAAATCCGAACTTGGTCGAAACCCAGTACTCAACGGTCGACCGAATCCGAAagcaatatttttagttttgatgAAGACAAAATCCAGTCGTTGCAAGACAGTAGTGATGCGGACGTGTGCGATCACGGGTTTAGTGTCGTTCCGAACATCGACAAGAAGAAGTCGAAAGTTCCGAAAGAGGTTTTTATGGAGTTCGAGCCGAGGCGAATGCGCGAACCTTTACCCCTACACCAACCAATTGAGCGGACGAAGTCCGATCCGAATTCGCTTTCCAGACAACGGTTTAACTCGAGTTCGAGGCGCTTATTGTTGATGCATCAAAAATCGATCGATTTGACTCCGGCCGAGTCGAGCGATGATGACTATTTGTATAAGCAAATACCGAGCGCTCCGCCTGTTATGAAGTACAGAGGCACTCATTTCGAAATGCCAACGGCCGAGTTTGGCCACTTTGATATCCTCAAAAGAGAGATTGAGGgtcaaaaaacgaaatttgAAGTTCCTAAAAGTCAATTCGAAGTGTTGGGTGCTAAAACACAGTCGGATTTTATCAATCTTCCGCCGAAAAGTGACGATATTCCTTACGTTTTACACAAGAGACATGTTATGAACGGTACTGCCAATAAGGACGAACAAGTGGAAGAACCACAAGAgccgaaaaaagaaaaagagaagaaaagTAAGCCGGTTGAAGCAGAACCGTTTCTCTTCACCCAAAACATCGACTTGTCAAAGGTCGATCCGATCACTTTAGAGGTTGATAAAAGTGAAATGCCGGTCCAACACTTGTCCAGTCCTAAACGAGACATCACACATATCGATCCAGTGCTCTTAGAGGCTCTCAGTTCGAAATTGAGCCAAATTGAGAGTGATTCACCGACAAGCTCGAAAACCGAAAGTCTCAAACCTCAGAAACTCCTCAATTTAGCGAAAGATAAACCAATACCTAAACCGGAACTGCCGAAACCCGAACCCGAGAAAAAAGAACCTGAAAAACCCCCGAAAATCGTCaaggaaaaaatcaaaacggaAACGAAACCGAAACGAATAATCAAGCCTCGAATGCAACCGGGTAAAAAAGGGAAAGGCAGCAAAACTAAAGTTCGCATAACTTCGTTCAGTTCCGATGATGAATCGTTGGACTCTGACGATGTTTTCGGCAGTGCTGAGGCGACCCCTACTCGGATGGAATTTTCACCGCCTCAGATGCGAAAAGAAATGGAATCGATACTGAAATTCGAGTCTGAAAGGAAGTACTTGCAGTATACAATGTCGTCGACGGAAGTGGAGGGTTCGCCGCCTCAAACACGCAAAAAGACCGAAAAAGCACAATATGATAATGGCTTAGACCCGAATGTTCAACCCGAATTGAGGAGGATTTCCGAACGATCATTTTCAATCCCGAGCTCTGAGGATGATCTCAATATGAAAACGGCTGACATGCAGCCAGTTTTCGCCGAACCGGTGCAAGAAACCGAAGATAAGTCACAAAATGACACGATCGAGGAGGAATTAGACAAAACCGAAGTCAATTTAGATGAAGAAAGGGAAAAGGAGAAGTTGTTGCTTCAAGCCGAGATTGAGAACGATATTAAGAATCTCAAGGTGCCACCGAAGACGAAAATAACCGAAATTACTTCACCTTCATTGAGGAAAAAGGGGCAAAGCCCACTGTTGTTTGCCCACGCTAGATTGAATTTATCCGAAGGTTCGGCTTTCACACTCCTCCAGAAACAACAAGCGATGGAATCACCTCTTTCAGGTCGTAGAGCGAAAAGTTTGGACGCTCCTGTTATACCTGTTAGTAGATTACCCCCACTTAACGCTTTTTCGAGTAAAGATGATACGGTCGAAGAAGAACAAACTCACACAGATGTGAATGAAAGTGAAGTCGAAGAAATAATTGCCGAGCCGGTGAAACCACCACCAGAACCTGAAGAAGAACCCAAACCCAAGGTTATAACCGAGAAACGACCGCCTAAACCAACACCTAAAGAACGAGATCAGATAGTACCAGATGTGACCAAAGCGAAAAAAGCACCGAAACCGTCTCCACCTCTTAAATCTGGAAGAGGAAAACCAGTACCAGCTCAACGAACTACCTCTTTGAAGGACAGTGCCAAGAGTCAGAAGGAAAAGGCACCGAAAGCGGCAACGAAACCACCAAAACCGGCACCAAAAACCGCCGTTGTTAGCAAAAGTGGACCCAAAGTGATCAGTTCGAAAGTAACACTAGAGGAAGCGCCCGAAAAACCCGTACCCAAGCCACCCCCGGAAGTAAAAAGAACGAAAAGCCAAGAAGTAGGAGAGTCCAAGAAAGTTTTACCCAAAGAAAAAGCCAAGTCGTTGGAAAAGCTCGAACTGAAGAGAGTTTCGAGTAAAGAACGGACGAAATCGCAAGATGAAAGCGAAGAAGACATAGCGAAACGTAAAGAAAAACAGCAGATGTTGTACGAGACTGCGATCAAACAAACGAAAACTTTGAAAAGTCCCGTCAAAGACACCCTTCCTGTGTTTCCGCAAGTTGAGGAAATGGTGCGAGAACGACACGGAAAACTGGAAATTAGTATAAATACGATTGAGAATAACAAAGTTTCCTTAGAAgaagcaataataataacaaagtcGCCCAAAAAGCTCGACAAGAAAATGGACAAGAAACTAACAAAGAGTCTCGAATTGAATCTCGAGGAAAGCTCCGACGAGAAACCGATGCAAAGGTTGGGGAAAAGCCTCGACTTGGACAATCGCCCCAAAGAGGAAGAAAAACGCATTTTCGACTTTCAACCCGATTCGGTCAAAGTGGACGAAACCTCCCCCGAATGCGGACTGGTGCAGGAAGTTGTCAAAGCGGAAGTTCACAAGGAAAGTAGCGACGTGGACGAACCTCAAGAGAACATTATTCTCGAAGGGACAAGTCTTGATGTTTGGTTATCGGTCGACGGGCAAAAAACGCTCGAAAACATCAAACTCATTCAAAAATCTGACGATTTTTTTGAAGAGCGGGCGTCAACTAAACCGCCAGATTTGGGTAAATTGGACGCAAAGAGTTCGTCCGATTCGCAAAGTATCGAAAAGACGAGTTTAGGAAATTCGCTTGATATTAAATACATCGATGATTCGGGCGATTCGAGTCACAAGTCGGAACAGGACGCTCAGTTGATTGTTGAAATGCAGAAAGCTTCTGACACTGTCTCGAAATTTTTGCGGaagaaattggaaaagaagagACTAGCAGCTCAGAAGGAAGTGCCGGAAAACATCGTCCGGATTACTAGTGAGGACGAGTCGTTGACCGAAGTTAGTGATTTGAAGTGCGAGCCTCAAGAAGTCGATTCGAATCTTTTGGCTGTTGGGGATAGTCATAAAGACGCTTTGCTCAAGCTTAGCATCGAAAGGAGTAGGTCTGAGGATACGGGCTCTTGGGTGACTGTCGAGTGTGATGAGTTTTATGGGGCCGAGGAATCTTTTGATTACGATCAGGCACCGTTGGATACGCCGGAAAAAGCTTGCGTTGAAGGGGAACAAGAAGTCAAGTCACCGGGTGAACCTAATCTTCTTACTGCCGTTATCAAACACAGCAAATTAGATATGTTGAAGCGAAGTTCGGACCAATCACGGTCCAGTGATACGACAGGTTCCTGGACCAGTGGCGAGAAAGACCCCAGTCCGAGTAACGTCAAAGAGAATGATGATTCTAGTGTTAGTTGTGCAATAGGTCGCTCGGTTGGTTTCAGTCAAATCATTGAAAAGTTTGCAAGTAAGGAACAGTTGGATAAGGATTCGCCTGAAAGTGAACCTCCGAAAAGTCCACGCAGCCCTCGAAGTCCCCGAATTTGTGTCCTCGGACGTGCCTTTACAATCGACGAAGAATCACCACACAAATACGAGGAATCAAGCTCTGACGAGGCACACGATATACCCAAAGACCTAACACCGGTCCAAGAAGAAACCAACGGAGTTAAATACAAGAAAACACCCTATCCTTTCGAGGAAAAGTGGTCCACTGACTCCGAATTGAGCCAACGTCTCCACCAAAAAATCTCAAAGAAATTATCGGGGGACAAAAGTAGTATGTCGTCAGTTGACGAACCGAAAAATCTCCATTCCTTCGACCGACTTTCGGTGGAATCCCGAAATTCGGTCGATACCGAATCGAGTTCGGGTAGTCTCGGCGCTGCTGCTCGCATGCAAAAATCCAGCGATATTCCCAAAGAACTGAGCTCAACATGGCGGCCATTTCCGCTTGATAGTTCCGGTTCCGAAAGTTTCGACGACGGTCTTCTACCCCCGGATCAAGAACCAGGAGAAAAGCAGGAATATTTCCTCGCTCGGGAAAGTTCGGGTGACTTTGCACCCCTGACTGATGTTTGCTACAAATCCGAAGATGTGACACCGACTCGGGACGATACGGAACTACCCGAAGATTTGGCCAATTTTCAGGCCAATTTCGGTTATCCTTGTCTCACTTCCGGTACGTTATCTATCGCTCTCGGTTCAGGGGGCGGTTTTTTATCGCGGACTTTGTCGAGGATTTCCGAACGAAGTACCAATTCGGAGAAATCAAGTCTGGAGGAGGATTCGACGAAAGGTAGTACCCAGAGTGATAGTTTGAACGACGAATCAATGGCATCGAGTAACCCGCAAGTGAGTTTGAGCTCGGATCCGCCCAGTCATGCCCATTTCAGCGAAGAGAAGAAAACACCAACcaatgaaaaattaccaagtcCGAAGGAATTACCCAGTTTTGAGCATACGCCAATCAGTAGTTTATTGCAGCGGCAGATTTCCGATGACCGACGGACGTCAGCGGAAATGGCCGAATTGTCAATGGACGATATTGAGATTATAACATCGGAACGGGGGTTGAAACTGAGGAGGCAGGGCTCTGATGATACGATTATAGATGAGGAATGTTTCGAACCGGTAGAGACCAAAGATAAGAACCGATCAAGTAGCCAAGAGAGTGAAGAATGGCCTTTACCAGATATACCCCAACAAGATAAGAGTACCTTGTTGGCAATGCACGAAGTACCGAGTTCTGATACCTCACAACAAACCACTCAAGTGTTCCAGCCTCCGCGAACAAGCATTCCTAAAGTTTTTGGTTTGAGGGGATCACTAAAGAGCCAGGATTCGGAGCAATGGCCGAGTCCTCCCTCAAGTGTTGTAGAACCACCAATTGTAGGTAACGTAGAAACCTACTATGTGACCCCGCCTGAAGAAGCATGCAAAGTAACGATTGACTCTAGTACGGTTAGTACCTACGACAACGATTCAAATTCTGATGAAAAGACGTCAGATTTAGACGGTGATAAGACCCACACTTACGAAAACGTCGCAACTGAACATATCAGTGAAAGTATTTCCGAAAGTCTCAGTGTCGGTGCTAGTGGTATTAAGATAGTGCTTGATACGAAATCGCAAGGCTCGAATTCCGATGAAGACTTGAACATTTCGAATTTGAACGACGATGTTTTCACTGATACTATTGATACTTCCAAGAACGAGTTAAGACCACCGACTGTAATGAGACGAAGTACCACTTCGGACGATTCGTCTCATTCGCACTCGGGTGGTACCAAAAACGGGTTAAAGCCGCAACAGAAAGGTTCCCAAGGTTCGTACTCCGAGGAGGAGTGTACGAGCTCCATGGGTACTAATCTGGAGGACGGTACCGTCCGTTACGCCTTCAAACCGACGAAATGTACCCACAGTTCGCACTCCGAAGACACATCAATCGCGTTAAGTCTCTCCGAATGGTCCAACAGTACCAACACCGTTAAATTCCAAAACTTGTCGAGTAACAGTGGTACCAAAAGCAGTTCCGGTTTAAAAAGCGACGACAATTCCTTAACAGACATTGCTCAATCGATTTCGGAATGGTCAAGTAGTAACAGTAAGCAGCAACAAAGTACCAGCTtgcaatttcaaaaattatcatcAACGACTTCGACCGGTGATAGTACTTTAACCGATTTAATTCCGACGATTTCGGAATGGTCGAGTTCGGACACTTCGAAAACATTGGTGCCTCAACAGTTTTTCCAACCTAGTCAAAGTGTGGCCAGGCTAGGGTCTAGCGTCGACGACGGTGATCTAGCGACTTTGGACCACAAGGGACTCCCAAGTCCTAAAAACATTCCATCAGAGGATTTGGCCCAACTGGCCTGTGGTTTAAGTGGTCGCGAAAGCAAATATTTCAAGTCGACGGAACGACCTGTCGTCATCCCCATGCAAACGCAATCCGATACCGAAAAATCCAGCAGTTCAATCGAACAAAAAACCGTGCACACGCAACGCTACGACAAggaaaaacagaaatacaTGCAGAAACACCAACCGTCGAAAAGCACCGAACGGCCCGTTAAAGTACCGCTCAAACTATCCAAATGTTCGCCTTACTATTCAAGCAGTTTGAGTTCGGAGTCGACTCCTTTAGCCAGCACCAGCCCTATTCCCATGAGTAAAACCGCGACGGTACCGCTGACCCGCGGCCACCGAAAACCAGTGTCGAAGAGTCTCTTCCAGGCCAAAAGTCCCCCAAGTGAAAACGACTCAACGAGTTCTGTCGAATCGCCCAAAAGCAAATCGGATCGAGACCGTCGTGGTTACCGACGGCGCAAGTCGCAGACGCAAAGGCGCCAGAAGCTCGAGAAGGAGCACCACAGTGTCGATGAGTACTACTATGAGGAGTACGGGTACCAAGCGATGGGTGCCGAGAGCCCCCTGTTGCAGTACTCGGAGAACTTGGAAGAGGGTTATTTGCCCGATGGCGATTCGCAGTCGGGTTCTGATATTTTTCGCATGGAGAAGGACGACGATGGGTACGACCTTGCCGAAGGCTTCGACGTGTCCTCGATTCCGCCGCCCCTTCTTGAAGACGATTTCGAAGAGGAACATTCGCcgcaaatttga